One segment of Schistocerca nitens isolate TAMUIC-IGC-003100 chromosome 3, iqSchNite1.1, whole genome shotgun sequence DNA contains the following:
- the LOC126249290 gene encoding uncharacterized protein LOC126249290, giving the protein MGGGGMTAASASISSGPAEEHGGGSGGGGGGGGGVTAASASIGSGTVEEHGGGSGGRRWGHGGGESHPSGVGDRTGSSDDDGRRALGGGASSGGGIAGVVG; this is encoded by the coding sequence atgggTGGCGGCGGCATGACAGCAGCCTCAGCATCCATCAGTTCTGGCCCCGCGGAGGAAcatggtggtggcagtggtggtggtggtggtggtggcggcggtgtgACGGCAGCCTCAGCATCCATCGGTTCTGGCACTGTGGAGGAACATGGTGGCGGTAGTGGCGGCCGGAGGTGGGGTCATGGAGGCGGCGAGAGTCACCCGTCCGGTGTAGGTGACCGGACTGGCAGCAGCGACGACGACGGCAGGCGCGCCCTTGGTGGAGGCGCAAGCAGCGGAGGCGGCATTGCTGGAGTTGTGGGCTGA